A window of Dictyoglomus sp. genomic DNA:
TTCCTTATCTTAGAGAAATTATACGAAAAAATTATGGAGAATTATAAAAATTTTCCACAAAACAAAAAGGATATCTATGAATATTTTCTTAAAAAATTTCCATATATAGGAAAGGAAGTACTTCTATATTCAGAATCCTCACAAAAAATTGTAAAAATTATAGATATTTCTAAAGATGGCTCTTTATTAGTAGAGGAAGACGGAGAGATTAAAAACTATAATTGGGGGGTTATAAGTGTTAGAACTTAGGAATATAAAAGGTTTTCTTATTGACCTTGATGGATGTATATACAGAGGTAATAATCTTTTACCTTCTGCAAAAGAGTTTATTGATTTTCTTCATAGAAAAACTATTAGAATTTTATTTGTCACGAATAATTCTACTCACTTACCTATAGATTATTGCCAAAAATTAAGAAACATGGGAATTGAAGTAAACGAAGAAGAGTTTTTAACTTCAGGTATAGCCACAGCAATTTACCTAAAGAAATGGAAGAAAAAAGGAAAAGCTTATGTTATAGGAGAAGATGCTTTAAAAGAAGCCATTATGAAAATTGATTGGGAAATTTCTGATGAGGATGTAGATGCAGTAGTTGTAGGCTTAGATAGAAATTTCACCTTTGATAAATTGAAAAGAGCAAATCACTTAATAAGAAATGGTGCAAGATTTATTGCGACAAATCCTGATAAAACTTTTCCTCAGGAGAACACTATTGAGCCAGGTGCTGGTTCCTTAGTTTCTGCAATAAGTTCCGCATCTCAAAAAAGACCAATTATAATAGGAAAGCCTTCTCCTTATATTGGAAAAATTGCTCTATCAAAATTGGGGCTTAGTTCTTCTGAAATAATAGTATTAGGAGATCGTATAGATACTGATGTTCTATTTGCTAAAAGATTAAAATCTATTTCTTTTTTAGTTTTGACAGGAGTATCTTCAAAAAATGATCTAAAGAAAACTAAAATAAAGCCTGATTTTGTTTTTAAAAATCTATCAGAAATTTTAGAATTTTTAGAGGATAAGTTTTAACATAGAGATTACGAAAATTAT
This region includes:
- a CDS encoding HAD-IIA family hydrolase, which codes for MLELRNIKGFLIDLDGCIYRGNNLLPSAKEFIDFLHRKTIRILFVTNNSTHLPIDYCQKLRNMGIEVNEEEFLTSGIATAIYLKKWKKKGKAYVIGEDALKEAIMKIDWEISDEDVDAVVVGLDRNFTFDKLKRANHLIRNGARFIATNPDKTFPQENTIEPGAGSLVSAISSASQKRPIIIGKPSPYIGKIALSKLGLSSSEIIVLGDRIDTDVLFAKRLKSISFLVLTGVSSKNDLKKTKIKPDFVFKNLSEILEFLEDKF